A window of the Butyricimonas faecalis genome harbors these coding sequences:
- a CDS encoding DUF3408 domain-containing protein, translating into MGFFNSRMKKKGNGNPKADTPQVNNLEKADVVIHIVDDTQLEKAAVFLRYLTPRQGAHRQCIYLSREMHGKLSRIVRTLGGNGSTIGGYIENVLEEHLQTYGDDINALLRRETSQPL; encoded by the coding sequence ATGGGATTTTTCAATTCGAGAATGAAAAAGAAGGGGAATGGCAACCCGAAGGCGGACACTCCCCAAGTGAACAATCTGGAAAAGGCGGACGTAGTCATCCACATTGTGGACGACACCCAATTAGAAAAAGCGGCGGTGTTCCTCCGCTATCTGACGCCCAGACAAGGAGCGCACCGCCAGTGCATTTACCTCAGCCGTGAGATGCACGGGAAGCTGTCCCGCATTGTGCGGACACTGGGCGGGAACGGCAGCACCATTGGCGGGTACATCGAGAATGTGCTGGAAGAGCACTTGCAAACCTATGGGGACGACATCAATGCCCTGTTACGCCGTGAAACCTCGCAACCGCTCTGA
- a CDS encoding DUF3408 domain-containing protein — protein sequence MAKKLDVDIDPGKFLDSFRPEMPAPASPGSLGTDGNTSAKEARLAEKPKAKVGKDATEKEEEYLERFLHAPRIPVCSGKTAYIRKSYHERIQRIVQVIGKNGLTLSVYVDRVLEQHFREYEEVIRRLYKKNYEDIY from the coding sequence ATGGCCAAGAAACTCGATGTCGATATTGACCCCGGCAAGTTCCTGGATTCGTTCCGTCCGGAAATGCCCGCGCCCGCCTCCCCGGGGAGCCTCGGAACAGATGGCAACACTTCCGCAAAGGAGGCCAGGCTGGCGGAAAAACCGAAAGCAAAGGTGGGCAAGGATGCCACGGAAAAGGAAGAGGAATACCTGGAACGCTTCCTCCATGCACCGAGAATCCCCGTGTGTTCGGGCAAGACCGCCTACATCCGCAAAAGCTACCACGAGCGGATACAGCGTATCGTGCAGGTCATCGGGAAGAACGGGCTTACGTTGTCGGTCTATGTGGACCGTGTGCTGGAGCAGCACTTCCGCGAATACGAGGAAGTGATCCGCCGACTTTACAAGAAAAATTACGAGGACATTTATTGA
- a CDS encoding ParA family protein translates to MKKEPLFIAFSTQKGGAGKTTLTVLMASYLYYVKGYDVAVVDCDYPQFSIKDMRERDLKSIERNPYLRKLAYEQFKRIGKRAYPIVGSRPGNAIETVRPFVESATPPDFIFFDLTGTVNNLDLIRTVATMDYIFCPIAADRFIMESSLKYAGVINDTLITTGKSNIKGIRLLWNMVDKREKTDLYDIYDKVIAGMGLEVLDTSLPDSKRFRKEGSEEGDRPFFRSTLLPPDKALAKGSGIDALAEEILGIVKR, encoded by the coding sequence ATGAAAAAAGAACCTTTGTTCATCGCCTTCTCCACCCAGAAGGGAGGAGCAGGCAAAACGACACTCACCGTACTGATGGCGAGTTACCTGTATTACGTGAAGGGATATGACGTGGCGGTCGTGGACTGCGACTATCCCCAGTTCAGCATCAAGGACATGCGCGAACGCGACTTGAAAAGTATCGAGCGCAACCCGTACCTGCGCAAGCTGGCATACGAGCAGTTCAAGCGCATCGGCAAACGCGCCTACCCGATTGTGGGGAGCCGTCCCGGCAACGCGATTGAAACGGTCAGGCCATTTGTCGAGTCGGCGACACCGCCCGACTTCATCTTCTTCGACCTGACGGGTACGGTGAACAACCTCGACCTGATCCGGACAGTAGCGACGATGGACTACATCTTCTGCCCGATAGCCGCAGACCGTTTCATCATGGAAAGCTCGCTGAAGTACGCGGGCGTCATCAACGACACGCTGATCACTACCGGCAAGTCGAACATCAAGGGCATCCGCCTCTTGTGGAACATGGTGGACAAGCGCGAGAAGACCGACCTGTACGACATCTATGACAAGGTGATAGCCGGGATGGGGCTTGAAGTGCTGGACACCAGTCTGCCCGACAGCAAGCGTTTCCGCAAGGAAGGCTCTGAGGAAGGCGACCGCCCGTTTTTCCGCTCCACGCTGCTGCCGCCGGACAAGGCATTGGCGAAAGGGAGCGGCATCGATGCCCTCGCGGAAGAAATACTCGGCATCGTAAAGCGTTGA